One window from the genome of Leptospira ryugenii encodes:
- a CDS encoding glutathione peroxidase: MQRKVFLFASLCLVSSLWAGDKKVNFHSLQSKNIQGKEVAFSQYKGKVVLAVNVASKCGYTPQYEGLEKLYQQYKSKGLVIIGFPSNDFGGQEPGTEKEIADFCKLNYGVTFDLMKKLKVTGDSKDPVYQFLTESSPKKGEVKWNFEKFLVDKEGNIKGRFESSVKPESNELKAAIESLL, encoded by the coding sequence GTGCAAAGAAAAGTTTTTTTGTTCGCTTCACTGTGTTTGGTATCAAGTTTATGGGCAGGAGATAAAAAAGTGAATTTTCATTCATTACAATCAAAAAATATCCAAGGTAAAGAAGTGGCGTTCAGCCAATACAAAGGCAAGGTTGTGCTTGCGGTCAATGTGGCATCTAAATGTGGTTACACTCCACAATACGAGGGACTCGAGAAATTGTACCAGCAATACAAATCCAAAGGTCTAGTCATCATTGGTTTTCCTTCCAATGATTTTGGTGGTCAAGAGCCAGGCACGGAAAAAGAGATTGCTGACTTTTGTAAATTAAACTATGGTGTGACCTTTGACCTTATGAAAAAATTAAAGGTCACAGGTGACAGTAAAGATCCCGTTTATCAGTTTCTCACTGAATCCTCTCCTAAAAAAGGTGAGGTGAAATGGAATTTCGAAAAATTCCTGGTCGATAAAGAAGGTAATATCAAAGGAAGGTTTGAATCCTCTGTGAAACCGGAAAGCAATGAACTAAAGGCAGCCATCGAATCCTTGTTATGA
- a CDS encoding LA_3150 family lipoprotein, whose protein sequence is MFRKNRFCLKHTKLLSCLILITLIVCTPKRKGIDDDGFILLLLQTRPEPGANSVVSLRRIDTFNFTGICLDNFFGISAKQYFQTMNLQNANSDWEKHILSEQSCSNLGFRLSGPRTQSQSGIEYSTYQCGTNANPCSRSLASSMGFLL, encoded by the coding sequence ATGTTCAGAAAAAACCGTTTTTGCCTTAAACACACAAAACTTCTGAGTTGTTTGATCCTCATTACTTTGATTGTATGTACTCCCAAGAGAAAAGGTATAGATGACGACGGCTTTATTTTACTCCTCCTCCAAACTAGGCCTGAACCTGGCGCAAATTCTGTTGTAAGCCTGCGCAGGATCGATACCTTTAATTTTACTGGAATCTGTTTGGATAATTTTTTTGGTATTTCCGCCAAACAATACTTCCAAACAATGAATTTACAAAACGCAAACTCTGATTGGGAAAAACACATTCTCTCAGAACAGTCTTGCTCAAATTTAGGGTTTCGATTGTCAGGGCCCCGCACCCAAAGCCAATCTGGCATTGAATACTCAACATACCAATGCGGTACAAACGCAAACCCTTGTTCTCGCTCCTTAGCAAGCAGTATGGGCTTTTTACTCTAA
- a CDS encoding DUF4256 domain-containing protein, giving the protein MAKASKALTKNANKPSDLLQICKERFEANLIRHPNLSWDQIVTCLEKNPKKKKALAWMEETGGEPDVVLMQGIAQSICFVDCSLETPVGRRSLCYDDEALHSRKENKPKGSAKGMIKSLDLHLLSEVEYRHLQTIGSFDTKTSSWIETPLAIRTLGGALFCDRRYNTVFSYHNGAESYYAVRGFRTLLKLSES; this is encoded by the coding sequence ATGGCCAAAGCAAGTAAAGCACTAACAAAAAATGCAAATAAGCCAAGTGACCTTTTACAAATATGTAAGGAAAGATTTGAAGCAAATCTAATTCGTCATCCGAACTTGTCTTGGGACCAAATAGTTACCTGTTTAGAAAAGAATCCTAAAAAGAAAAAGGCATTGGCTTGGATGGAAGAAACGGGAGGTGAGCCAGATGTGGTTTTGATGCAGGGAATCGCGCAAAGCATTTGCTTTGTGGATTGCAGCCTAGAAACTCCAGTCGGACGAAGAAGTTTATGTTATGATGATGAAGCTTTACACTCTCGAAAGGAAAACAAGCCAAAGGGTTCTGCAAAGGGAATGATTAAAAGTTTGGACTTACATTTACTCTCTGAAGTTGAATACCGACATCTCCAGACGATTGGTAGTTTTGATACCAAGACTTCGAGTTGGATTGAGACTCCTCTAGCTATCCGTACTTTAGGCGGTGCATTGTTTTGTGACAGAAGGTATAATACAGTATTTTCATATCACAACGGAGCTGAAAGTTATTATGCTGTCAGAGGATTTCGCACTCTTTTAAAACTCTCCGAATCCTGA
- a CDS encoding SPL family radical SAM protein, with product MHKPFSHIYIEESVLASPITKLVLEKFPSSIQIPVKHYKDVFHKRGQNFLLQKESPKLILAKKEDQFLYPGSQFAPNFGAKHFYYNTLALNCIYDCAYCYLQGMFDSANIVLFVNWEDYFSATEAFLNAFQSLYLALSYDTDLLAMEGFFPATRAWLSFAKEHQNLEIEIRTKSANFQMLRDVEAIPNAIFAWTLSPQEFRESIENKTPSLKNKITSAKLAVAKGWKLRLCLDPLLREPNWKELYTGLVEELGKSFLPEQVFDISIGSFRMNSEFYAEIKKKRKDHALLFYPYERKDGIVSYPHEEKRDLENFVFSKLLAYFPEKKIRFT from the coding sequence ATGCATAAACCATTTTCCCATATCTATATTGAAGAATCGGTTTTAGCTTCTCCCATAACAAAGCTGGTCCTAGAGAAATTTCCTTCAAGCATTCAGATACCCGTCAAACACTACAAAGATGTATTTCACAAACGAGGCCAAAATTTTCTCCTCCAAAAAGAATCTCCCAAACTCATCCTTGCAAAAAAGGAAGACCAATTTCTATACCCTGGAAGCCAGTTTGCCCCAAATTTTGGCGCAAAGCATTTTTATTACAATACCCTAGCACTCAATTGTATCTATGATTGTGCCTACTGTTATTTGCAAGGTATGTTTGATTCAGCAAATATTGTGCTATTTGTAAACTGGGAGGATTATTTCAGTGCAACAGAAGCATTTTTAAATGCGTTTCAGTCACTCTATTTAGCTCTATCGTATGACACAGATTTGCTGGCGATGGAAGGATTTTTTCCTGCAACGAGAGCCTGGTTGTCTTTTGCAAAAGAACATCAAAATTTAGAAATTGAAATAAGAACAAAATCAGCAAATTTTCAAATGCTGCGTGATGTGGAAGCCATACCCAATGCTATTTTTGCCTGGACTTTATCCCCACAAGAGTTCCGAGAAAGTATCGAGAACAAAACACCAAGTCTAAAAAATAAAATAACATCCGCAAAGCTAGCAGTCGCAAAGGGTTGGAAGCTTAGGCTTTGTTTGGACCCTCTCCTTCGAGAACCGAATTGGAAGGAGCTGTATACGGGATTGGTGGAAGAATTGGGAAAATCCTTTTTGCCAGAACAAGTATTTGATATTAGTATTGGTTCCTTTCGTATGAATTCGGAGTTTTACGCAGAGATCAAAAAAAAACGAAAAGACCATGCTCTACTGTTTTATCCATATGAACGAAAGGACGGAATCGTTTCGTATCCCCATGAGGAAAAAAGAGACTTAGAAAACTTTGTTTTTTCAAAATTGTTGGCTTACTTCCCAGAAAAAAAAATTCGCTTTACCTAA
- a CDS encoding phosphorylase, which yields MAALFFALLSEANPWIRDLKASPLKQQGHFRRFESDLHQIIVTGPGKLAMASAVTEYCLSNQEQREQTGFQILNIGIAGSPNIANPVGDFFWINRIHDQSMDRDFFPERILGKFPAKEANLLTVDQPISRHFTPKFVQLSESELSQWDLIDMEASGFFYAASLYVPIHQIFVGKMVSDHLEGTMCSPKEVESIVESHIETVKEFINITDSELADRLEKPIDFSDEINFAKHLQFTESMLHDLKDSLMYFHLRYPKQKIPRPQFETLQENWQKRDAKNYLKTWKALLYA from the coding sequence ATGGCGGCACTCTTTTTTGCTCTCTTATCGGAAGCAAATCCTTGGATTCGAGACTTAAAGGCAAGTCCCTTGAAACAACAAGGGCACTTCCGTCGATTTGAATCGGATCTACACCAAATTATCGTGACTGGTCCCGGAAAACTCGCTATGGCTTCGGCTGTCACCGAATACTGCCTTAGTAACCAAGAACAGAGGGAGCAAACTGGTTTTCAGATTTTAAATATAGGTATCGCAGGATCACCAAACATAGCTAATCCGGTAGGTGACTTCTTTTGGATCAATCGCATTCATGACCAAAGTATGGACCGAGATTTTTTCCCGGAGAGAATCCTTGGAAAATTCCCAGCAAAAGAAGCAAATCTTTTGACCGTTGACCAACCGATTTCTAGGCATTTTACTCCCAAATTTGTCCAATTGAGTGAGTCAGAATTAAGTCAATGGGATTTAATAGATATGGAAGCTAGTGGATTTTTTTATGCTGCTTCCCTCTACGTCCCCATCCATCAAATTTTTGTAGGGAAAATGGTATCCGATCATTTGGAAGGTACAATGTGTTCCCCAAAAGAGGTGGAATCTATTGTAGAGTCGCACATAGAGACGGTGAAAGAGTTTATAAATATCACTGATTCAGAATTAGCAGATCGGTTAGAAAAGCCAATTGACTTTAGCGATGAAATCAACTTTGCAAAACACCTACAATTCACAGAATCTATGTTACATGACTTAAAAGATTCTTTGATGTATTTCCACCTTAGATATCCCAAACAAAAGATTCCGAGGCCTCAGTTTGAGACTTTGCAAGAGAATTGGCAAAAACGGGACGCCAAAAATTATCTAAAGACTTGGAAAGCCTTACTTTATGCATAA
- a CDS encoding ChaN family lipoprotein, translating into MKVRTMISLFVITFSISFVTLYAEERERPISFKIIETQSGQIVTWKNVLDRLESHEVVVWGEEHDDTMGHQAQLSFFKLLTERFPTALSLEMLERDQQTTVNEFFQSHISERQFLDSLVLWKNFLSDYFPLLKHAKEVYAPIVCANPPRRYVSSLAKKGMLAYADFSEEALRYIPAAYSLSLFSSEDYTNKLRGVFSSTHGNSSQPTPQVESLILAQFMWDQGMAESVSREIYRSGRKVLQINGRFHSDEWGGLSHRLRQMGHKVVLISAFPEGKEDEKKFVKIADFVILTSGR; encoded by the coding sequence ATGAAAGTCCGAACGATGATTTCTCTCTTTGTAATTACTTTCAGCATATCTTTCGTAACTTTATATGCGGAAGAGAGGGAAAGACCGATTTCGTTCAAAATCATAGAGACTCAGTCTGGTCAGATCGTTACCTGGAAAAATGTTTTGGACAGACTGGAATCCCATGAAGTTGTTGTATGGGGCGAGGAGCATGATGATACGATGGGCCACCAAGCCCAACTTAGTTTCTTTAAACTTTTAACAGAGCGGTTTCCTACCGCTTTGAGTTTAGAGATGTTGGAGAGGGACCAACAAACAACAGTAAACGAATTTTTCCAGTCTCATATTTCCGAGCGGCAGTTCTTAGATAGTTTGGTGCTTTGGAAGAATTTTTTATCCGATTACTTCCCTTTGCTGAAGCATGCGAAAGAAGTGTATGCTCCCATTGTCTGTGCAAACCCACCGCGTAGGTATGTCAGTAGTTTGGCAAAGAAAGGAATGCTTGCTTATGCAGACTTTTCAGAAGAGGCCCTTCGTTATATCCCCGCAGCATACTCCCTTAGTTTGTTTTCTTCAGAGGACTATACAAATAAACTACGTGGAGTTTTTTCTTCCACGCATGGCAACTCTAGTCAGCCTACTCCCCAAGTAGAATCATTGATTTTAGCCCAGTTTATGTGGGACCAAGGTATGGCAGAGTCTGTTTCTCGTGAGATTTACCGCTCTGGCCGAAAGGTCTTGCAGATCAATGGGAGGTTCCATAGTGATGAATGGGGAGGGCTTAGCCATAGGCTTCGTCAAATGGGGCACAAAGTAGTGCTCATATCCGCGTTTCCTGAAGGGAAGGAAGACGAGAAAAAATTTGTGAAAATAGCAGATTTTGTAATTTTGACTTCTGGCCGATAA
- a CDS encoding transglycosylase domain-containing protein: MQANSKLSSHQYICPHCNKTSRLPEPIPEKGVFQLTCVHCKEKAVLRFQDFEYTVDPIQKKSSESSFISGEVRPIPREKSEPKKPFIERHAVPSPVTRPTFKRNNSTSKPNWFQTKFQNKTPTRPRTKSKNTNSLLKIFFVSTAFTLFLFIVVFAYFIAGIFEVQKEVPGLLTQLTKNIPTKILDRNGNVVSEIFQKRTSTLRLKDYPEDMVSILLNIEDQKFFSHSGIDYFAILRAITKNIITFRYKQGASTITQQLARIIIDDRRKSITRKIREAQLAFALESILSKEEILETYMNHVYLGHGAFGFGEGIKFYFRKNPQELSREEILLLASLPSAPNKYSPLKNPEDSYKRILSILSMFRNRGIYPGLQKEKFLSIYHSFSTRSPNETVFGVREDIAPYVTEHVRNILSQIEGDKNIYESGGYTVETTLDRNMQEMIGPMVRSYLAKSVRSGKIQKRLIRKTPDTVEERSIKQLFSDVSLSNELLWEADFTESDKENGIQAAVVCVEPKTGQILFLHGGEEFNSKNQFNRAIQMRRQTGSSIKAVLYASAIDSGVIQAGTKILDAPLYYRGGGGKEWSPDNLGGTYDGEISLRTALIKSKNTAAVQVAEKLGYYGIETYFTKYFFPDPEEKKHRFRGDLSLALGTLEISPLEMASAFTSFMNEGNVKKPYLIKKISNARGITIYQANELDEFKLKLPKDRQVIRPDTAEVMISLLKDSGRASGVRNGGYTGEVVGKTGTTNDYKDAWFVGARPELSMSIWIGYDNPKYGMGSSGLGGALAAPLWGEIVERIDRNQFIVKQKFPVPIHAKPHRICLLTGKDAGPQCTATSSELFLSEYPPDGICTEDHKNPNLENRDLMKNLY; the protein is encoded by the coding sequence ATGCAGGCAAATTCGAAACTCTCTTCCCATCAATATATTTGCCCCCATTGCAATAAAACATCACGCCTTCCCGAGCCAATACCTGAAAAAGGCGTATTTCAGCTAACATGCGTACATTGCAAGGAAAAGGCTGTATTAAGATTTCAAGATTTCGAATATACTGTTGATCCAATCCAAAAAAAATCCAGTGAATCAAGTTTTATTTCTGGCGAAGTTAGACCCATTCCAAGGGAAAAATCTGAACCTAAAAAACCCTTCATAGAAAGACATGCCGTTCCTTCTCCCGTAACAAGGCCTACATTCAAGAGAAACAACTCGACCTCAAAACCGAATTGGTTTCAAACTAAATTCCAAAACAAAACACCCACAAGACCTAGAACCAAATCGAAAAATACAAATTCTCTTCTAAAGATTTTCTTTGTATCTACGGCCTTCACCTTATTTTTGTTTATTGTTGTTTTTGCTTATTTTATAGCAGGAATTTTTGAAGTGCAAAAAGAGGTACCAGGTTTACTTACTCAACTAACAAAAAATATACCTACCAAAATTCTGGATCGCAATGGAAATGTGGTAAGTGAGATCTTCCAAAAAAGAACTTCTACGCTACGCTTAAAAGATTATCCGGAAGATATGGTATCAATTCTACTTAATATCGAAGACCAAAAATTTTTCTCGCATTCAGGTATTGATTACTTTGCGATTCTTAGAGCAATTACAAAAAACATTATAACCTTTCGGTACAAACAAGGCGCTTCCACAATCACACAACAGCTTGCCAGAATCATAATCGATGATCGAAGAAAGAGTATCACTCGAAAGATACGAGAGGCGCAATTGGCATTTGCTTTGGAATCCATTCTCAGCAAGGAAGAGATACTCGAAACTTATATGAACCATGTATACTTGGGGCATGGTGCCTTTGGTTTTGGAGAAGGGATTAAGTTTTATTTTAGAAAAAATCCCCAAGAATTATCCCGAGAAGAAATTTTACTTCTTGCCTCTCTACCTTCTGCTCCGAATAAATATTCTCCTCTAAAGAATCCAGAGGATTCGTACAAGAGGATACTCTCCATACTTTCTATGTTCCGAAATAGAGGTATTTATCCTGGTTTGCAAAAAGAAAAATTTCTAAGTATATACCATAGTTTTTCCACGCGATCGCCCAATGAAACGGTATTCGGAGTTAGAGAGGATATTGCTCCTTATGTTACAGAGCATGTCAGAAATATCCTATCTCAGATAGAAGGAGATAAGAATATCTATGAAAGTGGCGGATATACAGTAGAAACCACATTAGATAGAAATATGCAAGAAATGATAGGGCCCATGGTGAGGTCCTACCTTGCCAAATCAGTACGTAGTGGTAAAATCCAAAAACGATTGATCAGAAAAACTCCAGATACTGTTGAAGAGAGGTCCATCAAACAATTGTTCTCTGATGTAAGCCTTTCGAATGAACTGCTTTGGGAAGCTGATTTTACTGAAAGCGACAAAGAAAATGGCATCCAAGCCGCTGTCGTGTGTGTAGAGCCAAAAACTGGCCAAATTTTATTTCTGCATGGAGGCGAGGAATTCAACAGCAAAAATCAATTCAACCGAGCAATCCAGATGAGAAGACAAACGGGAAGCTCCATTAAGGCAGTGTTATATGCTTCCGCAATTGATTCAGGTGTAATACAAGCAGGTACTAAAATTTTAGATGCCCCTCTCTACTACCGTGGGGGTGGTGGAAAAGAATGGTCCCCCGATAATTTGGGTGGAACTTATGACGGAGAAATCTCGCTGAGAACCGCATTGATTAAATCCAAAAATACAGCCGCCGTACAAGTTGCTGAAAAATTGGGGTACTATGGCATAGAAACCTACTTCACAAAATATTTCTTTCCTGATCCCGAAGAAAAAAAACATCGATTCCGTGGAGACCTCTCTTTGGCGCTCGGAACTTTAGAGATTTCACCATTGGAAATGGCCTCCGCCTTTACTTCCTTCATGAATGAGGGTAACGTAAAAAAACCTTATCTTATCAAAAAGATTTCAAATGCAAGAGGTATCACCATTTACCAAGCAAATGAATTGGATGAGTTTAAATTGAAATTACCCAAAGATAGACAAGTAATTCGTCCAGACACTGCGGAGGTGATGATTTCTCTTTTGAAAGACAGTGGTCGCGCGAGTGGGGTTCGTAACGGTGGTTATACTGGGGAGGTGGTCGGAAAGACAGGTACCACCAACGATTATAAAGATGCCTGGTTTGTCGGTGCTAGACCAGAACTTTCTATGTCTATTTGGATTGGGTATGACAATCCTAAGTATGGTATGGGTTCGAGCGGTCTCGGAGGCGCATTGGCAGCTCCTCTTTGGGGAGAGATTGTGGAGAGAATAGACCGAAATCAATTTATAGTAAAACAAAAATTTCCAGTTCCTATCCATGCAAAGCCACACAGGATTTGTTTGTTGACTGGTAAAGATGCAGGTCCACAGTGTACGGCAACAAGTTCAGAATTATTCTTATCAGAGTACCCACCAGACGGTATTTGTACGGAAGATCATAAGAATCCAAATCTTGAAAATCGTGACCTCATGAAGAACTTATACTAA